Within the Flavobacterium sp. N502536 genome, the region AACCTGCCTGATTAATGGAACTCAAGGTTAGTTTTATTCCCAGCTCTGGTGCAACATCCTCCATAAACGGACTTACAATATCCAATGAATCTATGAAAAAAGGATTCCCGCTTGGCAACGGCTTGGTTAGCCACAAAAATTTCTGCCAGGACCATTGGTGAAAATCACAATTGGTAGTATTGTCTGAATCAAATGGACTGCCGTCACCTTCTTTTGGCGCAGGTGTTTGCTCGTGAGGAAACCAGCTGGTCTCACACTCACAAGAATCAGGCGCTGCATTAGTAGAATAAACTCCATCCATCGCTTTGTCGTTGTTCTTGTAGTAGAAAAACAACCCAAGACTGGCTGCGATTGCAACAAGCAGCAGGGCAATAATAATCTGTTTTTTTTTCATTGTTTTGTTTTGTTTTTGATTTGTATGGTTATTCAAAAAAGCAGCTCTTTTGAAGGAATAAAAAAGATCGCCTAAGGCAGGCGATCTCTTATATCTAGTTAGGACAGGAATTTTTTTTGCAGATTTTCAATATTCCTGTATAGAATTGTTTGGGGAAAATTTTATTCCTAAGCCAATTCCTCTTTCAGATTCTTTGCTGCTTTTACCGGAGCTTTTGTAACAGTGTGCTCGTAGTAAGAGAATCCACCTGTTCCGTTCCATGCATTATCGATAGCTAAATGAGCATCAAAATCAGCTAAAAAAGCTCCAATTGCCGGAGGAGGGAAAGACTGAACATATTGTCCTTGTAAACTCACTACCTGAGTCACTTCACCAAATCCTGTTGGGTAAATTTTACCTTTTACCTGAACCACGATATGGCTGTCAGGACCGGCTACCGCCTGAGTAATTACTACTGTACCTGTAACTGAATGTTGTGACGGTACAACAACTAAACTAAATGATGCAACTGGAGCACCTGGTGTTCCAACATTTCCGATTGTGCCTTTTGCTAAATAAGCACCTGCTAATAAATTTGACATAACTTTTTGATTTAGATTTTTCTTACTCTTATGGCTTTTCAGAGACCGCCTCGTTTTTTTTAGTGGGTTCTGCTCCACTTTTATTCAACTTTATTTTTGTTCCCGGAGCTTCAACGCTTATTTTCACATTTACCTCTCCTTTATTGTCTGTCAGACCAGCGCCATACACTCCTTTTAAATCATCGTTGATGCACAATTCCAATGTTCCAACAACTCCGGGTGGCGTGCTTGCTCCGAGTCCGATTAAGAAAACGGTGTCTCCTACTTTACCTACAAGTGCACCTTCGTTTTTACCTGGAAGTGCATATCCGGGTTTGGCCTCAATAAAAGTTGGGTTTCCGGCTGAATTGTATAACTGACCGTTGTTGATATTTGGATTTGCCGTCCACAGACCATCCACATACCTGATGGTTGCCACTCTCTTCTCATTCAGTCGAACACCTGTGTTAAGCCATGGATAGGAATCTGTACCCGGAACAGGTTTTGCTTTTACTGTAAAATCGACTGGAGGCACTGCAAAATTGCAAGGCGGAATTGGCGTTTTGAATTCTTCATAATCAAAGTAATCTGCCAGAGCAAGACTGGTTCCTAAACCTACACCTGATTGTGATTGCATAAAGGTTATCGGACGGCTGCTGTTTCCGGTTGAATCTAAGGGGCTGTACCAGGTCCACAGATAGGTAGAATCCGGGTAGTTATTTCCTGAAGGCGGAAATAATACTCCTACAACTGTCACTCTATTATTTGGACAAAGTACAGGATTACTAGTAATAGTCGCCTGAATGCTGCCTTTTACTGCCGGAATCTG harbors:
- a CDS encoding DUF1842 domain-containing protein → MSNLLAGAYLAKGTIGNVGTPGAPVASFSLVVVPSQHSVTGTVVITQAVAGPDSHIVVQVKGKIYPTGFGEVTQVVSLQGQYVQSFPPPAIGAFLADFDAHLAIDNAWNGTGGFSYYEHTVTKAPVKAAKNLKEELA